The DNA region GTGGAAGCATAACTGGGCGGCCGCCTCCTCTCCTGCCAGCCCATTGACGAAGGCGGCCACCGCTGCCGCCTCTAGAGGGTTTGTAGTTTTTGTCAAAAACGCCGCGACTAGCCCCGTCAACACGTCGCCGGTGCCGCCGACAGTCATGGCGGGGGTGCCTGTGGCGTTTATCTTCACCTTGACCCCGTCGGATATGACGTCGTATCTGCCCTTTAGCAAAATGACTGCGCCTATTGATGCGGCTTGTTGCTTCACGACCTCTGCCCTCTCCCTAAGGGCTTCAGGCGGCTCAATTCCCGTAAGCGCCTTGAACTCCCCGGCGTGGGGCGTATAGATAGTAACCCCCGCCGCCTTTTCGCCCCTTAGCGCCTTCAAGGCGTCTGCGTCTACCACCAGCGGTTTTCTGCCGGCGAGCCTCTTGAAGATTTCCCTAACGGCGTCTGGGGTCTCCCCCTCTGTGCCGAGGCCGGGGCCAATAGCCACTACGTCAAATCTCTCCGCCAAAGAGGCGATCTTTTCAACGTGTCTCAGCGATAGCCGGGGGCCTTCTAGGGGCACTGCTATCACGTCGGGGCCCATGGCCTTTGCCGCATAAGCCGCCGGCTCCGGCGCGGCGATCACTGCGAGATCCACCCCAGCCCTCAAGGCGGCTTTAGCCACAAATACCGGAGCGCCGGAGTACTCCAAGGAGCCTCCCACCACTAGAACCCGACCGTGGTCGCCCTTTTTCGAGTCGGCTCTCCGGGAGAAGTTCAGGTAGGCAAAGTCGCCGGGGCCGACTATGACCTCTGCCTCAGGCGGAATGCCAATCGGCTCCACCACCAGCTCCCCCACGTACCGCGCCGCGCTGGGGGCGAGGAGTCCCTTCTTCGCCTTGTGGAAAGTCACGGTGAGAGCCGCCTTCACTGCCTTGTCTCTCACCTCGCCCGTGTCGGGGTCTAAGCCGCTTGGGATATCCACCGCCACCTTAGGCGCCGGGGCGATGTTCATGAGCTCAATCGCCGTTGCGTGCGGCTCCCTCAATGCGCCCCTAATCCCCGTGCCTAGGACCGCGTCTATTATAACATCTGCCCACATAAGCCAGTCTTGCAACGCCAAGAGCTCAAGAGGGGACTGAACCACAGCAACCTCGACCCCCCACAGCCTCCTAACAGCATGGTAGTTCCTCGCCGCTAGCTCCTCCCTTGGCTCGCCCAGCGCGATCACCCGCACCTCCTTCCCAGCGGCGTGGAGGTGCCTCACAGCCACGTAGCCGTCCCCCCCGTTATCTCCCGTCCCGCATATAGCCAACACCCTAGAAGCGTGGGGATACTTCTTCAAAATATTACGCGCCACAGCGGCCCCCGCGTTTTCCATGAGAACCAGCCGGGGCACGCCGAGCCACTCGGCGTTTCTATCAGCGACGTACATCTCAAGTGATGTTATTACGTCCATAAAGTCACTATACTAACAGTTTTTTATAGAGCGCCTCCGCGTTTAGCGATTTTTCTGTATCAAAATAG from Pyrobaculum arsenaticum DSM 13514 includes:
- a CDS encoding bifunctional ADP-dependent NAD(P)H-hydrate dehydratase/NAD(P)H-hydrate epimerase codes for the protein MDVITSLEMYVADRNAEWLGVPRLVLMENAGAAVARNILKKYPHASRVLAICGTGDNGGDGYVAVRHLHAAGKEVRVIALGEPREELAARNYHAVRRLWGVEVAVVQSPLELLALQDWLMWADVIIDAVLGTGIRGALREPHATAIELMNIAPAPKVAVDIPSGLDPDTGEVRDKAVKAALTVTFHKAKKGLLAPSAARYVGELVVEPIGIPPEAEVIVGPGDFAYLNFSRRADSKKGDHGRVLVVGGSLEYSGAPVFVAKAALRAGVDLAVIAAPEPAAYAAKAMGPDVIAVPLEGPRLSLRHVEKIASLAERFDVVAIGPGLGTEGETPDAVREIFKRLAGRKPLVVDADALKALRGEKAAGVTIYTPHAGEFKALTGIEPPEALRERAEVVKQQAASIGAVILLKGRYDVISDGVKVKINATGTPAMTVGGTGDVLTGLVAAFLTKTTNPLEAAAVAAFVNGLAGEEAAAQLCFHITASDLLDKIPGVIRKFAREEVTHASSRA